The Sinorhizobium meliloti genome includes a window with the following:
- a CDS encoding ABC transporter permease produces the protein MWKLYVAALPANGWNWIAVWRRNYLAWKKVALASILGNLADPLIYLFGLGAGLGMMVGRVDGVSYIAFLSAGMVATSAMTASTFETIYATFARMRAQRTWEAILHTQVTIGDIVLGELAWAATKASLAGTGIGVVAATLGYTEWVSLLYALPVIALTGLAFASLAMIVTALAPSYEYFIFYQTLVITPMLFLSGAVFPVNQLPGAFQHVTRILPLAHSIDVIRPIMLGSPLVNVGLHIGALCCYAVVPFFLSTALLRRRLMP, from the coding sequence ATGTGGAAGCTTTATGTGGCGGCTCTGCCCGCCAACGGGTGGAACTGGATTGCCGTGTGGCGCCGCAATTATCTCGCGTGGAAAAAGGTCGCGCTGGCGTCGATCCTCGGTAACCTGGCCGACCCCTTAATATATCTGTTCGGTCTGGGTGCCGGCTTAGGAATGATGGTCGGGCGCGTTGACGGTGTGTCGTACATTGCATTTTTGTCTGCCGGGATGGTCGCGACAAGCGCAATGACCGCGTCGACTTTCGAAACGATCTACGCGACTTTCGCCCGCATGCGCGCTCAGCGCACCTGGGAAGCGATCCTGCACACACAGGTCACGATCGGCGACATCGTGCTCGGAGAATTGGCGTGGGCAGCTACCAAGGCTTCCCTTGCGGGTACAGGAATTGGTGTCGTCGCCGCTACGCTGGGCTACACGGAATGGGTGTCACTCCTTTATGCACTGCCGGTCATCGCCCTGACGGGCTTAGCGTTTGCGAGTCTAGCCATGATCGTCACGGCGCTTGCACCCAGCTACGAATATTTCATATTTTATCAGACGCTCGTCATCACACCGATGCTGTTCCTGTCCGGCGCTGTCTTTCCAGTCAACCAGCTGCCGGGCGCTTTTCAACATGTCACACGAATCTTGCCGCTGGCTCATTCGATTGATGTCATCCGTCCGATAATGCTCGGCAGCCCGCTGGTCAACGTGGGTCTGCATATCGGGGCTCTTTGCTGCTATGCAGTAGTCCCGTTTTTCTTGTCGACTGCATTGCTCCGCCGACGCCTGATGCCTTAA
- the nodQ gene encoding bifunctional sulfate adenylyltransferase/adenylyl-sulfate kinase NodQ yields MSYVQSIPPHDIEAHLAEHDNKSILRFITCGSVDDGKSTLIGRLLYDAKLVFEDQLANLGRVGSPGAANGKEIDLALLLDGLEAEREQGITIDVAYRYFATSKRKFIVADTPGHEEYTRNMVTGASTADLAIILIDSRQGILQQTRRHSYIASLLGIRHVVLAVNKIDLVDFQQQVYEEIVADYMAFAKELGFASIRPIPISARDGDNVISASANTPWYRGAALLEYLETVELDPTDQAKPFRFPVQMVMRPNADFRGYAGQISCGRISVGDPVVVAKTGQRTSVKAIVTYDGELATAGEGEAVTLVLSDEVDASRGNMLVAPGARPFVADQFQAHVIWFDANPMMPGRSYILRTETDSVSATVTTLKHQVNINSFIREAAKSLQMNEVGVCNISTQAPIAFDAYKDNRATGNFIIVDRVTNATVGAGLIDFPLRRADNVHWHALEVNKSARSAMKNQLPAVLWFTGLSGSGKSTIANELDRILHAQGKHTYLLDGDNVRHGLNRDLGFTEEDRVENIRRVAEVAKLMADAGLIVLVSFISPFRDERRMARELMEEGEFIEIFVDTPLDECARRDPKGLYEKALAGKIANFTGVSSCYEAPENPELHIRTVGRQPTDLALAIEEFLDCRIGGQMTPLQRPT; encoded by the coding sequence ATGTCGTATGTTCAATCTATACCGCCGCATGACATTGAAGCGCATCTGGCCGAGCACGACAACAAGTCGATCCTGAGATTCATCACTTGCGGCTCGGTGGACGACGGCAAATCGACCCTGATCGGGCGACTGCTTTACGATGCGAAGCTGGTCTTCGAAGACCAGCTCGCAAACCTCGGGCGTGTCGGCTCTCCCGGCGCCGCCAACGGCAAGGAGATCGATCTCGCCTTGCTTCTCGACGGGCTTGAGGCCGAGCGCGAGCAGGGCATCACCATCGACGTCGCCTATCGCTATTTCGCCACGTCCAAACGCAAGTTCATCGTCGCCGATACGCCTGGCCACGAGGAATATACGCGCAACATGGTGACCGGCGCTTCGACGGCGGATCTCGCCATCATCCTCATCGACAGCCGGCAGGGCATTCTCCAGCAGACCCGGCGCCACTCCTATATCGCCTCACTCCTCGGCATCCGCCATGTCGTGCTGGCCGTCAACAAGATCGATCTCGTCGATTTTCAACAACAGGTGTACGAGGAAATCGTCGCCGACTACATGGCTTTCGCCAAAGAGCTCGGTTTCGCCAGCATACGGCCAATCCCGATCTCGGCGCGAGACGGCGACAACGTCATCTCGGCTTCCGCCAATACCCCCTGGTACAGAGGGGCGGCGCTGCTCGAATATCTGGAAACGGTCGAACTCGATCCGACGGACCAGGCAAAGCCTTTCCGCTTCCCGGTTCAGATGGTCATGCGGCCGAACGCGGATTTTCGCGGCTATGCCGGGCAGATCTCCTGCGGGAGGATTTCCGTGGGCGATCCGGTCGTCGTCGCGAAGACTGGGCAGCGGACATCGGTCAAGGCGATTGTGACCTATGACGGGGAGCTTGCGACGGCAGGGGAAGGCGAAGCGGTGACGCTGGTCCTGTCTGACGAGGTGGATGCGTCCCGCGGCAATATGCTCGTCGCCCCAGGTGCCCGGCCCTTCGTGGCGGACCAGTTCCAGGCGCATGTGATCTGGTTCGATGCGAACCCGATGATGCCGGGACGAAGCTATATCCTGCGCACGGAGACCGACAGCGTCAGCGCGACGGTCACCACGCTCAAGCACCAGGTCAACATCAACAGCTTCATCCGTGAGGCGGCGAAGTCGCTGCAGATGAACGAAGTGGGTGTCTGCAACATCTCGACACAGGCGCCGATCGCCTTCGACGCCTACAAGGACAACCGGGCGACGGGCAATTTCATCATCGTCGACCGGGTGACGAATGCCACGGTTGGTGCGGGGTTGATCGATTTTCCGCTCCGGCGCGCAGACAACGTCCACTGGCATGCGCTCGAGGTGAACAAGAGCGCGCGCAGCGCCATGAAAAATCAACTCCCTGCCGTTCTCTGGTTCACCGGGCTTTCCGGCTCCGGAAAATCGACCATCGCTAACGAGCTCGACAGGATCCTCCACGCTCAGGGCAAGCATACCTACCTGCTCGACGGCGACAATGTGCGTCACGGCCTCAACCGGGACCTCGGCTTTACCGAGGAGGACCGGGTAGAGAACATCCGCCGCGTGGCGGAGGTGGCCAAGCTCATGGCCGATGCCGGTCTGATCGTTCTCGTCTCCTTCATCTCGCCGTTCCGCGACGAGCGGCGGATGGCGCGGGAACTGATGGAGGAGGGCGAGTTCATCGAGATATTCGTCGACACGCCGCTCGACGAGTGTGCGCGCCGCGATCCGAAGGGTCTCTACGAGAAGGCGCTCGCCGGCAAGATCGCGAACTTCACCGGCGTATCCTCGTGCTATGAGGCCCCGGAAAATCCGGAACTCCATATACGCACCGTCGGCCGTCAACCGACCGACCTGGCGCTCGCGATCGAGGAATTCCTTGACTGCAGGATTGGAGGACAAATGACGCCGCTTCAACGCCCAACATAG
- the cysD gene encoding sulfate adenylyltransferase subunit CysD, whose translation MSLPHLRRLEAEAIHVIREVVATFSNPVALYSIGKDSSVLLHLAMKAFYPAKRPFPFLHVDTKWKFREMIEFRDRMARELGFDLLVHVNQDGIDQGIGPFTHGSNVHTHVMKTMGLRQALEKYGFDAALAGARRDEEKSRAKERIFSIRSAQHGWDPQRQRPEMWKTYNTRVGQGETMRVFPLSNWTEFDIWQYILREEIPIVPLYFAARRPVVKREGMLIMVDDDRMPIQPEEEVTEQLVRFRTLGCYPLTGAVESDAVTVPEILREMLTVRTSERQSRLIDTDEVGAMEKKKREGYF comes from the coding sequence ATGTCTCTTCCCCATCTTCGGCGGCTTGAAGCCGAAGCGATCCATGTCATTCGAGAAGTTGTTGCAACATTCTCCAACCCGGTCGCGCTTTACTCGATCGGCAAGGACTCCTCGGTACTGCTGCATCTGGCGATGAAGGCGTTCTACCCCGCCAAGCGGCCATTTCCATTCCTGCATGTAGATACCAAATGGAAGTTCCGGGAGATGATCGAGTTTCGCGACCGGATGGCGCGAGAGCTCGGCTTCGATCTCCTCGTCCACGTCAATCAGGACGGGATCGATCAGGGCATCGGCCCTTTCACGCACGGCTCCAACGTGCACACCCATGTCATGAAGACGATGGGGCTCCGGCAGGCGCTCGAGAAATACGGTTTCGACGCGGCGCTCGCGGGCGCGCGGCGCGACGAGGAGAAGTCGCGCGCCAAGGAACGCATCTTCTCGATCCGCAGTGCCCAGCACGGCTGGGATCCGCAGCGCCAGCGGCCCGAGATGTGGAAGACTTACAATACGCGGGTCGGGCAAGGCGAGACGATGCGGGTCTTTCCGCTCTCCAACTGGACCGAATTCGACATCTGGCAATACATCCTGCGCGAGGAAATTCCGATCGTGCCGCTTTATTTCGCGGCCAGGCGCCCGGTCGTCAAGCGAGAGGGTATGCTGATCATGGTCGACGACGACCGCATGCCCATCCAACCCGAAGAGGAGGTTACCGAACAGCTCGTGCGTTTCCGCACGCTTGGCTGCTATCCGCTGACCGGGGCGGTCGAGTCCGACGCTGTCACCGTTCCCGAGATATTGCGGGAAATGCTGACGGTGCGCACGTCCGAACGGCAGAGCCGGCTGATCGACACGGATGAAGTCGGGGCGATGGAGAAAAAGAAGCGGGAGGGCTACTTCTGA